From the genome of Streptomyces ficellus:
GTGCGTTGGGGCGGGACGACACGTTCGGGTGGCAGATCGCCGATCCGGTGGAAGGGCGACAGGGGCGGTGCTCCCTTGAACGGGAGTCGGAAATACAGGAGGGGGTCACCATGGCTCGGACCGTCATCGACCTGGATGACGAGGCGCTGGAGGAAGCGGCTCGGTTCCTCGGCACCAAGACGAAGAAGGACACGGTCAACGCCGCGCTGCGGGAGGTCATCGACCGGCAGAA
Proteins encoded in this window:
- a CDS encoding type II toxin-antitoxin system VapB family antitoxin — its product is MARTVIDLDDEALEEAARFLGTKTKKDTVNAALREVIDRQKRAEALARMRQMVADGEIDFSVIEKDVRPEAGAGDQRGT